GAAATCTAGGATTCATCACTACTTTTAATCAGTGGATAAAGGCCACAGGATCATTACTTTATATACTAATATACTGTTTGTCTAACTGATACACCTAATATCCTAGAAGTAGAGACGGTAAAGATTATGAATCTATATTTAAACGTAAAATTATGGTTTTCTGTAAGTGCGTTTAATGCATATTCTCAGTCTCTAAACTTCGTATTTTTTTTAATCCTTAATAATAAAGAACGCAAATCAACAACTGGTGGAGGAGGATGAACGGCTGGGGGAGGGGGACCAGCATCTGGTGGAAAGGGATCAGCGTGTATCGGAGAGGGAGGAGCGGCTGATGGAGAGGGATCGACGTATATCGGAGAGGGAGCAACGGCTGGTGGAGAGGGAGCAACGGCTGAAGGAGAGGGATCAACGTATATCGGACAGAGATCAACAGTTGGTGGAGAGAGGAGGAGCAATTATGGTGAGAGAAAAACAGCTGATGGAGAAACGTCAACAAATAATGGAAAGGATTAAAAGCAAAGTGTTGATGAAGCCTATTGGACAAGGTGCAGATCAAGGATAATGTGTGGATCAGCATGAAGGCCCAGGTAAAGGTGCAGATCAGGGACAAGGTGTAGATCAGCATGGAGGCCCAGGTAAAGGTGCAGATCAGGGACAAGGTGCAGGTCAGGGACAAGGTGTGGATCAGCATGGAAGCCCAGGTAAAGGTGCAGATCAGGGCCAATGTGTACATCAGGGCCAAGGTGCAGATCGGCATGAAGGCCCAGGCCAAAGTGCAGATCAGGGTCAAGGTGCAGATCAGGGCCAATGTGTAGATCAGGGCCAAGGTGCAGATCAGCATGAAGGCCAGAGCCATGGTGCGGATCAAGGCCAAGGTACGGTTCAGAGCCAAGGTGCGGATCAGGGACAAGGTGTGGATCAGCATGAAGACCCAAACCATGAAGGTGCAGATCAGGGCCAAGGTGCAAATCAGATTGAAGGCCCGAGCCAAGGTGCGGTTCAGGGCCAAGGTGCGGTTCAGGGCCAAGGTGCGGTTCAGCGTTAAGGGGCAGATCAGGACCAATGTGTAGATCAGGCCCAAGGTGCAGATCAGCATGAAGGCCCAAGCCAAGGTGCGGATCAGAGCCAAGGTGCACATCGGTATGAAGGCCCAAGCCAAGGTGCGGATCAGGTCCAAGGTGCAGATCAGCATGAAGGCCCAAGCCATGGTGCGTATCAAGGACAAGGTACGGTTCAGAGCCAAGGTGCTGATCAGGGACAAGGTGCGGATCAGCATGAAGGTGCAGATCAAGGCCAAGGTGCAGATCAAGGCCAAGGTACAGATCAGCATGAAGGCCCAGGCTATGGTGTGGATCAAGGCCAGGGTGCGGATAAGGGACAAGGTGCGGATCAGAATGAAGGCCCAAATCAAGGTGTGGATCAGGGGCAAGGTTCAGATCAGCGACAAGGTGCGGATCAGCATGAAGGCCCAGGCAAAGGTGCGGATCAGGGGCAAGgtgcagatcaggggcaaggtgcaGATCACGGGCAAGGTGCGAATCAGGGCCAAGGTGCGGATCATCATGAAGGCCCAGGCAAAGGTGCAGATCAGGGCAGGGTGCGATTCGGGCCAAGGTGCGGATCAGCATGAAGGCCCAGGGCAAGGTGTCGATCAGAGCCAAGGTGCAGATCAGTGAAAAGGTGCGGATATGGTAGACAAATTGGATGTCAAAACAAAGATTATCTGTAGTAGTGGACGTGCCAgagataaatatgtatttttttttagcaGTGTAAACGAGGTGAAATGAATTATAAGGCTATTGTTGAATTGAAAAGATCGATTGAGAAAACTGTGAAATCGGAAGTATATTGAGCAACTTGGAATTCAAATAGAAGTATTGGTATCAAAACATATATCGAAGTATGAGCATTAATTGAAAGCTGGAGAAATTAAGTAAAACATGGACAAGGTAGTGATAATAGCCTTGATAAGTAAAGTAAAGAGAAATATTCCGAATTTCGGAACAAAATATATCAATTTAGACGGCTGCTACTTTGTTACTTTGCATGACCTCTACTTTGCGGCCTGTAGAACTATTTTTCACCTTAGATGAGATTCAGCAACATGAAAACTATATCAATTGTAATCAGAACACTCCACCAATATTCCATTAACATAAAATGAAAGCCATCAAACATTTAGTGTTACAGGCCATATTATTCCTGAAGATTTTATTCCTGTTTCTTTcaagaaaattatcatattttttatacataaatcaCAAGatttgataaaagatttatatgttatatattggtATCAATTATATTACACTTTGTAGGAGATAGTCGACGCACCTCGCATGGTTTACTATACGCAAAATTTGCAACGTTCCTTCGGCCATATCTGTACTTGCTTTATATCTTCTTATTCTAGCTAGTgcttgcttctttttttttcctatcttgCTATCCAGCATTTTCTAAAATTTTCTTCGGTAACAGTATAGTTGTATAACATAGAATTACTTTTTCATTGGATGTCCCCACAGGCCCCTGGCATTTAGCCAACACCCATAAATCTAAtcaattatatttatgaattttgataagTTGTATTAAATGATCTTATCGAAGTACTTCCTCAAATTCTTAAACACACTGCAAATTCTTAAACAATTTCGTGTACATATAAAATTTCTGTAAGGTATGAGATATGCTTATCAATATTAAGAGGCTCTGGAAATAAGATCGTCAATAGAGATATCCTCTGCAtaaatcaccagaaaaaaaatCGTCTAGGAAGAGGAATCATAACCTATACAAAAACTTTCTCGATGTAGATAACCTCTGCATATGTTGATAAAGGTATCCTCtgcaaaataatatttttgatcAAGGTACCCTCTGCAAAAGATATTGTTGATTAAGGTATCCTCTGCAAAAGATATTGTTGATTAAGGTATCCTCTGCAAAAGATATTGTTGATAAATGTATCCTCTGCCAAAGATATTGTTGATAAAGGTATCCTCTGCCAAAGATATTGTTGATAAAGGTATCCTCTGTCAAAGATATTGTTGATTAAGGTATCCTCTGCAAAAGATGATGATTAAGGTATCCTCTGCAAAAGATGTTGTTGATTAAGATATCCTCTGCAAAAGATGATGTTGATTAAGGTGGCCTCTGCAGAAGATGTTGTCGATTACGGTAGCCTCTGCAGAAGATTTTGTCAATTAGGGTAACCTCTGTTTATGATGTCGTCGATTAAGGTAACCTCTGCAAAATGTCTTAGATTAAAGTAACCTCAGCAGATGTCGTCAATTAAGACAGTCTACTAATAATGTCATTAAGatcttttttttatggaaataaataacACAGCAGAAGATATGGTCTACAGAGATAACCTCTATAAAAGATCTAGCCAATAGAGATAACTGCAGAAGATGGAAGGGATTGATACAATCTTCACTCAAGATATCTTTGATGGAGAGAACCTTTACTTAAGACATTATAGTGGCCTCTACAGAATACTTCATAAATAGACTCGACCCCAGCAGAAGGCATAGTCCATTGAGATAACCGCTGCAATCGTAGATGGAGATACCCTTGCTTCACAGGGTAATGGCCTCTTGCAAACTAGAATTCATGCGCCATGGCCAATGAAGGTGTGATTAATGGAGATGCCATCTGCAAGAACTTGGTCAATGAAAAGGGTACCTCTGCAGAAGACTTAACCAATATGGATAACCTAGTATATGATCTGATATATGGAGATAACCTCTGCAATGAGCAAACTTTTATCCAGATATTGTCGCTGATGGAGAAAACTTGCAACCGTTGTGATTTAACAACTTTGCAATGTGAGCAGATGTACCCACTGAAATGTGCAAagacatgaaaaaaataatttacccAATTAGCAACTTGTAATGATGGTGGTATATCCAATCGGCAACTTACAATGATGGCGATGTACCATCGGCAGCTTACAGTGATGGCGATGTACCCACTTTAATGCAGCTAATGTACCCAGTCTGTAACAAGTGATTGTAATGTACCCACTGTGCAGTGTACCCACTCTGCAACGGACAAGTACCCACTCCACAACATCATTAATGATGTACCCACTGCAATTTGCAAATATACCAATATATCCAATCTGCAAAATTTGAAGACAGCGATAAAACCACTAATGTCAATGATATACACATTGCAAGATGCTATGACAGCAATGTACCCACCGTAATGTGCAACGATGGTAATGTACCCAATGTAATGTTAAATTACTATGTTGCATTCTCTCAGAAATATGCAATAATGACTATATATCAATTGCAATGAGGGTAATGTACCAATTTCAAAGAGGGCAATGTACCTATTGCAACGAGGAAAATGTACCATTCCTTCACTAAGCTATGTGTACCCGCTGCATCATGCGATGATAAGAAAATGCCCACTGTAACAGCAGCAGTGTACCCACTCAGCCATGGTGGCAATGTACCCACTCAGCCATGGTGGCAATGTACCCACTCAGCCATGGTGGCAATGTACCCACTCAGCCATGGTGGCAATGTACCCACTCAGCCATGATGCCAATGTACCCACTCAGCCATGACGGCAATGTACCCACTCAGCCATGACGGCAATGTACCCACACAGCAATAACAGCAATGTACCCAAACAGCAATGACAGCAATCTATCCACTCTGTAATGATGGCGATCAAGCCAATTTGTAATGACGATGGTCTAACCACTGTGCTATGTATATGATATACAATCAACCCCTGTTGTTAACGGATTCTGTCTTCCAGGACTCTGTCAATTTACAGCTTCCATCTTTGCAGATTCGTTCATTCGTTGCTCAGACATCCATATAGCAAGTTAGATACAAATGAACGTATTGGCAGTGCTTTTCATGGCCTGACATATTCGAACAGGCCATGCGCCTTTGGACCCAGTGTCTTTATTGTAGTTTCCTTCACAATTCACAACACGCCATCTTTCACTGCCTTGGTCTTTCTCTTTGGTAGTCTCTCAGCACATCCGTATCTCCTGCTATTCTTTGTGAAAGCATCGTGTGGTTTTACTTTCTCAAAATCATGACCTCAAGAGAGCTGCTTCATCTTCTGAAGGCTCTGCTATGCGACAGAAAAAGATCATGACTCTTGAGGACAAGGTTAAATTCCTTTAAGTGCAGTGAAGCGATACCGTATGCTGCCGTAGGACAACTACTTTTGGCATTTAACAAATGACCGTGAGATGCATCAAGAACAATGCAAAGAAAATTGCTGCTGTCATGGCTGTCAGTGCCCCACGCAATGCGAAGGttgtattgaaaataaaagaaaatggcatGATCCAAATGGAAaatgtactgtatctgtggatcgAGGATCAGTATTGCAGGGAAATAGCTATTGACTCTTATTTCATCATGCTCCGGAGAAGCAAAGTCTCTTCTCTGCCCTTTTGCACAAGCTGAATCTGGCAGTCTACCAATCAAGATTCCCCATCCCTCCATATGCCTTTCTAAGCCAGCAAAGACTGGTTTGACACGTTAAAACTTTGAAATTACAAGGGAGTCAGTCTCTGCAGACTATGAGTTGGGCGAGCTTCAGAACACTATTGTGGAGGAAAGGTTCAAGCCGAAACAAGTTTACAATATGGATGGAACTGGTAAGCTTATGAACTtcaaataaaattcttaaatatatGCTTCCTTGATTTAAATTGTTAAAGTGGTACGAATGCTTAATGTTAAACTTTGGTGTAATTAGTATAAGAATTCAAGTTTTAATTTTGAACAAGTTTTTGAACATTTATCAGTAAATAATTGTTTTCTTGATTTAAATTGCTGCGGCTTACCGTATGTAAGCTTAACTTAAATGTTAATAAGCGTATGTACTATACAAATAGatatttaattaaattatgtaATTAGTTTTATTTCACTTGTGTAATTATACTAGTTATAGTATTGTTAGTACTATATACatagtattcatatataatatttttattacttcacAGGTTTTTTGGAAGATGATGATTCCGAAGACATATAGCATAGTAGGAACACTATGCTCACGATTTCAAGGTAGCAAAGGCCAGGTAGGCTGTTGATGTAAATTTTTTGGGAGTTATCTAATTTTAATGCATGTAATTTTTTAGAATTTTTGGTTgtttattgaagaaaaaatatacgTTGCATTATCTGACATAACTGCAATTTACGAAATATTACAAAACCACATTCTAATAATTGTGCCTTATCTGTGTTCCCCAGGATTGTGCACTTTGATTTTGGTTGAAACAATGTAGGACATCTTATTTGCTATGACTTTTTAATAAGTCAATAAAGCCCTGTACACCTCGCTGGAACATAAATTCACTACTGTTGTACTGGATGCACAGTAAGGAGTGGACAATGAGCAAGCTCTTCCTAAACTGGTTTCATTACTGCTTCGTGCCGGAGGTTTAGCAATATTAGCCAAACATAGGGTGGGAGTTAGAGGTCCTGCTTCCCCATGAAAATTTTCCCGCACACTCTTCTTCCATCCAGGCATCCAGGTATTGAATCCTAATGTGGAAGTGGTGTTCTTTCCTCTGAACACCATTGTGCTCATCCAGGCGATGAGCCAGAGCATAATAAAAAGACTCCAAGGTTCGTGACAGCAATTGAGTGATGGTGCAACTCTATGAAGCCATGGATAATTACCCTGACCTGGATGTTATGCAGGACCTATTGGAAGCAATTCATGATCACAAACTGTCTGTGTACTGTTGAGGAATCATTCCAGGATGTCAGGCCAGAGTCTGTGATGTTTACTGGAAACGTCTGTGGCCAGAATGCGTGAAAGTCTTTGCCAGTTTTAGTCACAATGAAGCTTTCCAACAAAATGTCAAGAATGATTTGACCTTCTGAAGGAATGTGAAGTTGAAGGCTTCGAGGAAGTGGCTAAAGATGATGTCAAGGAATTACAGTACTTGATATCCATGACGAAGAGTTGACTGGGGAGGACCTGGCTGAATTTGTCCATTTAACACATAAGGAAAAGAAGGCCAATGAACCTGACAAGGAGGACAAAGGCATCTCGCTCAAGAAGTTGACCGAAATGTTATGGATGAACGAAGATTTAAAGAAATAGCCCTACAGCATTCACCTTCAAGGGTGCATGACATGAAGTTCATGAGTTCTATGAATGAGAGTTTTGCAGCCCTCAAGATGAGATGAAAAAGGCAGCAAAGCAGCTTCCCATCACATTGATTTTCATAACTCATATAAAAATTCCACCACTGCCTCCTCCTCCAACCACTGAGCCCCATCACATCCTCCTCCAACCAGTGAGCCAACATCACATCCTCCTCCTACCATCTTCCAGCCAAATATTAAATCCAAATGTGCATTTGGTGTTCTTTCCTCTGAACACTAATGTCCTCATCTAGGCAATGGGCCGGAGCATAATCAATAGCTTCAAAGCTCGTTACAGCAGACGAGTAATGATGTAACTCTAAGAATCCAGGGATAATGACTCTGACCTGGATGTTATCAAGGGCCTATTGGAAGCAGTTCACGATCACAAACTGTCTGCTGTTGAGGAATAATTCCAGGATGTCGGGCCAGAAACTGAAGGTTTATTAGAAACTCCTGTTACCAGGATGTGTGAAGAGATTTGCCAGCTTTTAGTCCTGATGAAGCCTTCCAACAGAATGTCAAAAGATTTGACCTTCTCAAGGAATGTGAAGTCAAAGACTTTGAAGAAGTGGTTGAGGATTATGTCTTGGAATTGCTTGATAGCCATGAAAAAAGAGCTGACTAAGGAGGACCTAGCTAAATTAGTGTATTTAACAAATGAAGAAAAGGAGGAGGTCAATGAACCAGACAAGGAGGACGAGGGCATCTGGCTCGAGAAATTAGCAGAGATGTTATAGCTGTTCGAAGATTTATAGCAATAGGCCTACAGCCTTCACCTTTCAAGGGTGGGTGCCATGAACTTCATGAGTTCTATGGATGAGGGTTTTACAGCCCAAAAGATGAGATGAAGAAGGCAGGAAAGGAGCTCCCCTTCAAGATTTTTTTATACCTCGTGTACAACTTCCACTATCACCTCCTCCTCCGACCACTGAGCCGCCATCACCTCCTCCTCCGACCACTGAGCCACCATCACCTCCTCCTCCGACCAATGAGCCGCCATCACCTCCTCCTCAAACCACTGAGCTGCCATCACCACCACTTCCTCCGACCCCTGAGCCACCATCACCACCTCTTCCTCCGACCCCTGAGCCgccatcaccacctcctcctccgaCCCCTGAGCCgccatcaccacctcctcctccgaCCCCTGACCCGCCATCACCACCTCCTCCGACGACCCCTGACCCGCCATCACCACCTCCTCCGACGACCCCTGACCCGCCATCACCACCTCTTCCTCTGACCCCTGATCCGCCATCACCACCTCTTCCTCCGACCCCTGACCCGCCATCACCACCTCTTCCTCCGACACCTGAGCCGCCTTCACCACCTCTTCCTCCGACCACTGAGCCGCCATCACCACCTCTTCCTCCGACCAAACCACCGAGCCACCATCACCACCTCATCCTCCAACCAAACCTCTGAGCCGCCATCACCGCCTCCTCCTCCAAAAAAAACCACTGAGCTGCCATCACCgccacctcctccaaccaaaccacTGAACCGCCATCACCCCCTccacctccaaccaaaccctctgagctgctgccatcacctcctcctcctccaaccaaacctctGAGCTGCCACCattaccacctcctcctccaaccaaaccctctgagccgctgccatcaccaccaccaccactaccacctcctccaaccaaaccctctgagccgccgccatcaccaccaccaccaccaccaccacctcctcctccaccaccaccaccaacaccacc
The window above is part of the Palaemon carinicauda isolate YSFRI2023 chromosome 11, ASM3689809v2, whole genome shotgun sequence genome. Proteins encoded here:
- the LOC137649231 gene encoding large ribosomal subunit protein eL29-like, which gives rise to MKAQAKVRIRAKVHIGMKAQAKVRIRSKVQISMKAQAMVRIKDKVRFRAKVLIRDKVRISMKVQIKAKVQIKAKVQISMKAQAMVWIKARVRIRDKVRIRMKAQIKVWIRGKVQISDKVRISMKAQAKVRIRGKVQIRGKVQITGKVRIRAKVRIIMKAQAKVQIRAGCDSGQGADQHEGPGQGVDQSQGADQ